In Corylus avellana chromosome ca2, CavTom2PMs-1.0, the following proteins share a genomic window:
- the LOC132168721 gene encoding Golgi apparatus membrane protein-like protein ECHIDNA yields MDLSQPAGENYANPKTCFFHVLFKAAALAFYILSTLFVDSFVIIFVVTVVLAALDFWVAKNISGRILVGLRWWNEINEQGESLWKFECLDQQSLARMNKKDSWLFWWTSYLSVVAWIILGVFSVIRFELDYVLVVGVCLSLGIANIVGFTKCRKDAKKQIQTFASQTIASRFSSTIQSAFSVV; encoded by the exons atggaTCTAAGCCAG CCTGCGGGGGAAAACTATGCCAACCCAAAGACATGCTTCTTTCATGTTCTTTTCAAG GCTGCGGCTTTGGCTTTCTACATTCTTTCGACACTGTTCGTTGATAGCTTTGTTATCATCTTTGTGGTCACTGTAGTTCTTGCCGCTCTTGATTTTTGGGTCGCCAAGAATATTAGCGGCCGGATCTTAGTTGGGCTTCGGTGGTGGAATGAGATAAATGAGCAGGGTGAGAGTCTGTGGAAATTTGAGTGCCTTGATCAACAG TCATTGGCTCGGATGAACAAAAAGGATTCGTGGCTATTTTGGTGGACATCATACCTTAGT GTTGTTGCTTGGATCATCCTTGGAGTATTTTCAGTCATCAGGTTTGAACTTGATTACGTCCTGGTTGTAGGGGTTTGTTTGAGCCTCGGTATTGCAAACATTGTTGGCTTCACTAAATGCCGCAAAG ATGCCAAGAAGCAGATTCAAACATTTGCCTCCCAGACTATTGCATCTCGCTTCTCATCTACAATACAGTCAGCATTTAGTGTGGTATAA
- the LOC132168720 gene encoding DEAD-box ATP-dependent RNA helicase 36 has translation MDQDVLVDKDFPLFSRPPKRPKLTAATSTTVTQNLEAKTPHVEKATNLDDETSTTTTFADLGLAEWAVRTCKELAMRKPTPVQSHCIPKILAGRNVLGVAQTGSGKTAAFALPMLHRLAEYPFGIFALVVTPTRELAYQLAEQFRALGSCLNLRCAVVVGGMDMLTQKQSLTRRPHVVIATPGRIKVLLEDNPDIPPLFSNTKFLVLDEADRILDVGFEEELRVVFQYLPKNRQTLLFSATMTSELETLLELSSNKAYFYEAYEGFKTVDTLKQQYIPIPKYKKELYLYHILSKLEDFGVRSAIIFVSTCRTCHRLSLLLEELDQEAAALHSFKSQSLRLAALHRFKSGQVPVLLATDVAGRGLDIPLVDLVINYDIPRSARDYIHRVGRTARAGRGGLALSFVFPNEVVLVHEIEAVLGKQMEKFECKENEVLSNITKVSNAGCVANMNMVDDGFEEKAKERKKQKLKTLSEKGLLKKRSKKRKGDRSAK, from the exons ATGGATCAAGATGTTTTAGTTGATAAAGACTTCCCCTTGTTTTCTAGACCGCCGAAACGCCCCAAACTGACTGCTGCAACCTCCACCACCGTCACCCAAAACCTTGAGGCGAAAACCCCGCATGTCGAAAAAGCAACAAACCTTGACGATGAAACTAGCACTACCACCACATTCGCTGACCTTGGCCTTGCTGAGTGGGCAGTGCGGACCTGCAAAGAGCTAGCAATGCGCAAACCCACACCAGTGCAATCCCACTGCATACCGAAGATTCTTGCAGGCCGTAATGTGCTCGGCGTTGCGCAGACGGGGAGCGGAAAAACTGCCGCTTTTGCGTTGCCTATGCTTCACCGACTTGCTGAATACCCTTTTGGGATCTTTGCACTCGTGGTGACTCCAACTCGGGAGCTGGCGTACCAGTTGGCCGAGCAATTTAGGGCGCTTGGCTCTTGCTTGAATTTGCGGTGTGCAGTGGTGGTTGGAGGAATGGACATGTTGACCCAGAAGCAGAGTTTGACAAGGAGGCCACATGTGGTTATTGCAACACCGGGGAGGATCAAGGTCTTGTTGGAAGATAATCCTGATATTCCTCCTTTGTTCTCCAATACTAAG TTCTTGGTTTTGGATGAAGCAGATAGAATTTTGGATGTTGGCTTTGAAGAGGAATTGAGAGTGGTGTTCCAGTATTTGCCAAAAAATCGACAAACTCTATTATTTTCTGCAACAATGACAAGTGAGCTAGAAACACTGCTTGAGCTTTCTTCTAATAAGGCATACTTCTATGAGGCATATGAAGGCTTTAAGACTGTTGACACTCTTAAGCAGCAGTATATTCCCATCCCCAAATATAAGAAGGAGCTTTATCTATACCACATTTTGTCTAAATTGGAGGATTTTGGTGTTCGGTCTGCGATCATATTTGTGTCCACCTGCAG AACTTGTCACCGTTTGAGTTTATTACTGGAAGAGCTTGATCAGGAAGCAGCGGCACTGCATTCTTTTAAATCTCAGTCTCTAAGGCTTGCTGCCCTTCATCGATTCAAATCTGGACAAGTTCCTGTATTGCTTGCGACTGATGTTGCCGGTCGTGGTTTGGATATCCCTCTTGTTGATCTTGTCATTAACTACGATATTCCAAG GTCTGCAAGAGACTATATTCATCGTGTAGGGCGTACTGCAAGAGCAGGCAGAGGAGGGCTGGCTCTGAGCTTTGTCTTTCCG AATGAAGTTGTTCTCGTTCATGAAATCGAAGCTGTTCTTGGAAAACAAATGGAAAAGTTTGAGTGTAAAGAGAATGAAGTGCTTTCTAATATTACAAAG GTTTCGAATGCCGGATGCGTGGCAAATATGAACATGGTGGATGATGGCTTTGAGGAGAAAGCAAAAGAACGCAAAAAACAGAAATTGAAAACCCTATCAGAGAAAGGATTATTGAAGAAAAGgagtaaaaagagaaaaggagataGATCTGCTAAATAG
- the LOC132169175 gene encoding Golgi apparatus membrane protein-like protein ECHIDNA: MDLSQPAGENYANPKTCFFHVLFKAAALAFYILSTLFVDSFVIIFVVTVVLAALDFWVAKNISGRILVGLRWWNEINEQGESLWKFECLDQQTNSTEQK, from the exons atggaTCTAAGCCAG CCTGCAGGGGAAAACTATGCCAACCCAAAGACATGCTTCTTTCATGTTCTTTTCAAG GCTGCGGCTTTGGCTTTCTACATTCTTTCGACACTGTTCGTTGATAGCTTTGTTATCATCTTTGTGGTCACTGTAGTTCTTGCCGCTCTTGATTTTTGGGTCGCCAAGAATATTAGCGGCCGGATCTTAGTTGGGCTTCGGTGGTGGAATGAGATAAATGAGCAGGGTGAGAGTCTGTGGAAATTTGAGTGCCTTGATCAACAG ACGAATAGTactgaacaaaaataa